One window of Globicephala melas chromosome 5, mGloMel1.2, whole genome shotgun sequence genomic DNA carries:
- the LOC132597336 gene encoding uncharacterized protein — protein MEYILFVLYFSFFLCLCALVCLYFSGCQEMTYKHDGEWPALGDRLWPCESKWL, from the coding sequence atgGAGTATATCCTCTTTGTGctgtacttctcctttttcctctgtctCTGCGCCCTGGTGTGCCTCTACTTTTCTGGCTGCCAGGAGATGACCTATAAGCATGACGGTGAGTGGCCAGCTTTGGGGGATAGGTTGTGGCCATGTGAAAGTAAGTGGCTATGA
- the LOC115857103 gene encoding janus kinase and microtubule-interacting protein 2-like, with product MKKLDILGDNGNLRNEEQVAIIQAGTVLALCEKWLKQIEGTEAALTQKMLDLEKEKDLFSRQKGYLEEELDYRKQALDQAYLKIQELEATLYDALQQEPGRRASEALSEGQREDLQAAVEKLRRQILRQSREFDSQILRERMELLQQAQQSLES from the exons ATGAAGAAATTAGATATCCTTGGCGATAATGGG AATTTGAGAAATGAAGAACAGGTTGCAATAATCCAGGCTGGAACTGTGCTTGCCCTGTGTGAAAAG TGGCTGAAGCAAATAGAGGGAACGGAGGCGGCCCTGACCCAGAAGATGCTAGACTTGGAGAAAGAGAAG GACCTATTCAGCAGGCAGAAGGGCTACCTGGAGGAGGAGCTAGACTACCGGAAGCAAGCCCTCGACCAGGCTTACCTG AAAATCCAGGAGCTGGAGGCCACGCTGTACGATGCACTGCAGCAGGAGCCGGGGCGGCGGGCCAGCGAGGCGCTGAGCGAGGGCCAGCGGGAGGACCTGCAGGCCGCCGTGGAGAAGCTGCGCAGGCAGATCCTGCGGCAGAGCCGGGAGTTTGACAGCCAGATCCTGCGGGAGCGCATGGAGCTGCTGCAGCAGGCCCAGCAG TCGTTGGAGAGCTAG